A single region of the Gorilla gorilla gorilla isolate KB3781 chromosome 1, NHGRI_mGorGor1-v2.1_pri, whole genome shotgun sequence genome encodes:
- the MFAP2 gene encoding microfibrillar-associated protein 2 isoform X2, whose amino-acid sequence MRAAYLFLLFLPGLLAQGQYDLDPLPPFPDHVQYTHYSDQIDNPDYYDYQEVTPRPSEEQFQFQSQQQVQQEVIPAPTPEPGNAELEPTEPGPLDCREEQYPCTRLYSIHRPCKQCLKEVCFYSLRRVYVINKEICVRTVCAHEELLRADLCRDKFSKCGVMASSGLCQSVAASCARSCGSC is encoded by the exons ATGAGAGCTGCCTACCTCTTCCTGCTATTCCTGCCTG GCTTGCTGGCTCAGGGCCAGTATGACCTGGACCCGCTGCCGCCGTTCCCTGACCACGTCCAGTACACCCACTATAGCGACCAGATCG ACAACCCAGACTACTATGATTATCAAG AGGTGACTCCTCGGCCCTCCGAGGAACAGTTCCAGTTCCAGTCCCAGCAGCAAGTCCAACAGGAAGTCATCCCAGCCCCAACCCCAG AACCAGGAAATGCAGAGCTGGAGCCCACAGAGCCTGGGCCTCTTG ACTGCCGTGAGGAACAGTACCCGTGCACCCGCCTCTACTCCATACACAGGCCTTGCAAACAGTGTCTCAAAGAGGTCTGCTTCTACAG CCTCCGCCGTGTGTACGTCATTAACAAGGAGATCTGTGTTCGTACAGTGTGTGCCCATGAGGAGCTCCTCCGAG CTGACCTCTGTCGGGACAAGTTCTCCAAATGTGGCGTGATGGCCAGCAGCGGCCTGTGCCAATCCGTGGCGGCCTCCTGTGCCAGGAGCTGTGGGAGCTGCTAG
- the MFAP2 gene encoding microfibrillar-associated protein 2 isoform X1, with protein sequence MRAAYLFLLFLPAGLLAQGQYDLDPLPPFPDHVQYTHYSDQIDNPDYYDYQEVTPRPSEEQFQFQSQQQVQQEVIPAPTPEPGNAELEPTEPGPLDCREEQYPCTRLYSIHRPCKQCLKEVCFYSLRRVYVINKEICVRTVCAHEELLRADLCRDKFSKCGVMASSGLCQSVAASCARSCGSC encoded by the exons ATGAGAGCTGCCTACCTCTTCCTGCTATTCCTGCCTG CAGGCTTGCTGGCTCAGGGCCAGTATGACCTGGACCCGCTGCCGCCGTTCCCTGACCACGTCCAGTACACCCACTATAGCGACCAGATCG ACAACCCAGACTACTATGATTATCAAG AGGTGACTCCTCGGCCCTCCGAGGAACAGTTCCAGTTCCAGTCCCAGCAGCAAGTCCAACAGGAAGTCATCCCAGCCCCAACCCCAG AACCAGGAAATGCAGAGCTGGAGCCCACAGAGCCTGGGCCTCTTG ACTGCCGTGAGGAACAGTACCCGTGCACCCGCCTCTACTCCATACACAGGCCTTGCAAACAGTGTCTCAAAGAGGTCTGCTTCTACAG CCTCCGCCGTGTGTACGTCATTAACAAGGAGATCTGTGTTCGTACAGTGTGTGCCCATGAGGAGCTCCTCCGAG CTGACCTCTGTCGGGACAAGTTCTCCAAATGTGGCGTGATGGCCAGCAGCGGCCTGTGCCAATCCGTGGCGGCCTCCTGTGCCAGGAGCTGTGGGAGCTGCTAG